GGTGGTTCGGGAGAAGGTGCGGGACATTAGAGTCAGGATCGGGGCAAGTCAAGAGCGGCTGCCGGGTCCGATCCCATAATATCCGCCTATCCCCCATTCAATTGCATTTTCTTCTGCCGACGACGATCCACCGATGAGGGGATCTTCATCGCCTCCCGATACTTTGCCACCGTTCGACGGGCAATGTCGATCCCTTCCGCACGCAGATGCTCGACAATCTTATCATCCGACAGCACTTTTTTGGGATTTTCTTCGTCAATCAGTGCCTTGATCCGGTGCCGGACGGCTTCCGAAGAATGAGCCTCGCCGCCATCCGCGGAAGCAATGGCGGTGGTGAAGAAGAACTTTAGCTCATAGATCCCGCGCGGCGTGGCGATGAATTTGTTCGATGTCACGCGGCTGACGGTGCTTTCATGCATCTCGATGGCTTCGGCGATATCGCGCAAAATCAACGGCTTCAAGTAACCGACACCCTTTGAGAAAAAGGCATCTTGCTGGCCCACCAGTTCCGAGGAAACCTTAAGGATGGTGGTCGCCCTTTGGTGCAGGGCCTTGACGAGCCAATTGGCCGTCTGAAAGCATTCGGCGATGTACTTCTTTGAGTCCTGATCCGAAGCCTGCCGCGATACCGTGGCATGATAAGCGTTATTCACCAGCACCCGGGGCAAGGTGTCGGGATTCAGCTCGATGATCCAGTCGCCGCCCGGACCGGCGCGCATGAGAATATCAGGGGTTACCGGCTGGGCCAGACCTTCGTCGCTGTAGGAAAGGGCCGGCTTGGGGTCCAAACGGCGAATCTCGCCAATCATGTCGGCCAGATCTTCCTGATCCACGTCGCAAACTCTGAGCAATCCCGGAATATCATGACGGGCCAGCATTTCCAGGTTGTCCAGCAAGGCTTGGATCGCCGGATCCAACCGGTTCTGCTCTCGAAGCTGTAGCGCCAGACATTCCCCGAGATCCCGGGCAAAGATTCCGGTCGGATCAAATTGCTGCACCTGTGCCAAGGTTCGATGAATCAGATCCACGTCGCAGCCCAGGGTCTCGGCGATCTCGTCCAGGTCGGCCCGCATATAGCCCGAAGCATCCAGATGATCGAGCAAATGCAGCGCCACCATGCGCATGACCGTATCCCCCAGCTCCATATTGATCTGCTGGATCAAATGATCGCGTAGGGTTTTGCTTTCGGCCAAGGTCCGTTCAAGGTCGCCGGTCGGGTCGGAGAAATCCGACGAACCGCCATTGCCCCAGGAATCGAAAGCCTCCCCGCCGCCAGCGGCCATGCCCGCCTCGACCTGATCACCGGGGGAATCGTTATTGAAGGTGTTGTCGTAATCCACGTCCAAGGCCGTGCCGGATTCTTCGGCAAAATCCTGGCCGGCCACCGTATCCACCTCGCTCAGATTAGGCGCATCTTCCACCGGCTCGGGTGCATCGGACGGCGTTTCCTCGGAATAGGGCCTTTCTTCTTCAACCTCAAGCAACGGGTTGCGCTCGATCTCCTGTTCGACAAAAGAGGACAATTCGAGGTTATTCATTTGCAACAGCTTGATGGCCTGTTGCAATTGCGGAGTCATGACCAGGGTTTGCGCCTGGCGGATATCCAGCCGGACGTTTAGCGCCATGGCCGTTCTCCGTGCGGGCTGGGCATGGTCACCATGGTATGAAGATCAAAGACTAAAACGTTCACCAAGATAGACGCGCCGCACATCCTGGTTGCCCACGATGTCGGTTGGCGTTCCCTCCATGAGAACCATGCCGTCGTGAATGATGTAGGCCCGGTCGATGATATCCAGTGTCTCGCGGACATTATGGTCGGTGATCAGCACGCCGATACCTCGATCCTTTAGATGGCTGACCAGATCCCGGATGTCGCCAACGGCAATCGGATCGATGCCGGCGAAGGGTTCATCAAGCAAGACGAAATGCGGGCGCGTGGCCAAGGCCCGGGCAATTTCCACCCGCCGCCGCTCTCCCCCGGAAAGGGCCAAGGCCGGGGTGCGGCGAAGATGTGTGATAGAAAATTCAGCCAGCAGGGAATCAAGCAGCGCTTCCCGCCGTTCACGGGACTTCTCCACCGTTTCCAGCACGGCGCGGATATTGCCTTCAACGGTCAGGCCGCGAAAAATGGAAGCTTCCTGCGGCAGATAGCCGACCCCCATGCGCGCGCGGCGGTACATGGGCAGGTCGGTCACGTCATGGCCGTCCATAAATACCCGCCCGTAATCGGGGGCAATCAATCCGGTAATCATATAAAAACAGGTGGTTTTACCGGCACCATTGGGCCCGAGCAGACCGACCACTTCGCCCCGCTGGATGGATAGATTGACACTGCTCACCACGGGACGCTTCTTGAAGCGTTTGCCCAGATCCGTCGCCACCAAACCTTTGTTGTCGGTGACTAGTCGTGGTGCTTCGTCGCGAATGGATGCGGCCGGTTTATCCGCGTTTTCTTTACTCTTTTTGCCGCCGCCGAGACCCATGATCATTTTTATTATTCTCCCGTCAGGTCTTTGTCAGGAGTCAACAGGCCCCGAACCCGTCCCCCTTTTTTTCCCGCTTCCACACAACTGCCCAGGCGTGAAACACCTGTCTTGAGGTTGACCGTCGCGCCACAGCCGTTGAGCTGGTTCGGTCCCCGTGTCAGGGTGACTTTGCCGATCAACTCCACGATACCCGTCGCCACTTCGTAGACCCCGCGTTCGGCGGTAATCACGTCCTCTTTGGTGACCACATGGATATTACCGTAGGCGTCCACCCGATGCACGGCGCTTTTGCTGTCTCCGGTTTCCCGCATGTGCGCAACCAGCACATCGCCGCGCAAACGCCGATCTCCGCGCACCGCCAGGGCATTGCCCCGGGCCACGGCCATGCGCTTCACGTCCCAGTATTCAATCTGCTGGTCGGCGGTGATCCGGTCCTCCTTGGTCTCCAGACGAACCCGTCCACCGGTTAAAACCATCACCGACTGAGTCACGTCGTAATAGCCCAACTGCCCATAGGCGGCCTCGCCGGGAGAGGCGATCTTCACGTCCTCTTCGGCGCGCAACTGCGTGATTTTCGTCTGGCCACCCTCGGCATCCTCATAGAAGGCCTTGAGGGTTTTCGCGCTGACGGTCAGAGTGCCTCTGGTGGCCTTGGCATTGCCTCGCGCAATGAAGACCTTGCCGTCTTGCTGCCATTCGATTCCGTCGTCTGCTTCCACTTCCAGCGGTGTGTCATTGTCGGTCCCGGTCATTCCCGTCAGCGCCTGCGCGCGGACATCCGCCTCCGCCAAGCCGAGCGTCAACAATAAGGCTAAAAGGAGCCGCCCATTCCTCACGGCGTCTCTCCCTTTAACAGGTCGCCCCGGATAACAATCTTGGTTTTACCGGTGAATTGAATGGTTCGCCCCCGATCTAGTATCTCGAATCCTTGGGCTTGCAGGTCGCCGAAGGGTCCCTGCCCGACCACCGGCTGATCGCTGCTTGCCTGATTGCGGTTCAAATCCACGCGGGCAACACTGGTACGGATTTCATAGCCGGTATCGTGGAACAGATTGACCGCGCCCTTGAGATCCAGTGACTTGGCATCTTGTGAATAGAGCCCGCTGTTGGCGGTCAATACCAGCCAGGTTCCGTCTCTCAGGGTTATATCGGCCTTGGGCATTTCCAGCTCGACCCGCTCGGTTCCGCCATCGAGATTACGGGCCAGATCCGCTGAGACGGAAAAGGCGCGGCCCTCATCATCGGCCCCCAGATAGCGGGCATTGACCATGCCCACCTGATCCACATCCCCCACTTCCATGGAGGCGATGCCAATCCGAAAGCGGTTGTCCTCGGGCTGAATGTGCGGCCAGACGGCGATCAGGGCCATCAGCACCACCGCGATAATGGGAAACAGGATTTTCAGCACCGATACCATGCGGGAGTAGTGCGCCACTTTGCGCTGACGCCGAAAGGCTTCGGCTTCAAGCTCCGCCAAGGAGGGTGCCGGACTCGCCGTGAAGGCCTTGCGCCGATTGTTGGACAGGGCGACGGATTCGGTCATCGCGCCGCGCTCCTTTTGTTGGCGGGGGCCGATCTTGCCGGGCGACAGAAAATGGCTGGAGAATCCGGACGCGTCAAAACCTCGATCCCATGGTTTGTGCTATGCGGTAGTATGAGGGGTCGAGAGCAGGATTTCAAGAATCGTGCCAAATATAAAAAACAGCTATTGCCTCAATGGCTCAGGATGTCTGGGTCTTCCCAGCCATCCAGGTCCAAAAGCCCCCGGGTCGGCAGGAAGCGGAAACAGGCCTCGGCCATTTCCCGGCGCCCTTCGCGATCCAGCAATTCATCCAACCGGTCGCGCAAGCGATGCAGGTAGAGCACGTCCTGGGCCGCGTAATGCTGTTGGTCTTCGGTCAGGGTCGCGCTGCCCCAATCGGATTGCTGCTGCTCCTTGGACACTTCGGCGCCGACCATGTTGGAAACCAGGTCCTTGAGCCCGTGGCGCTCGGTATTGGTACGCACCAGCTTCGAAGCGACCTTGGTGCAATAGATCGGGGCGCAAAGAACGCCGAGGTACTTGGACAAAATAGCCACGTCGAAGCGGGCGAAATGGAAGATCTTGGTCACCGCCGGATCGGCCATCAGCGCTTTCAGGTTCGGTGCTTCATAGCTGCTTCCCGGTGGGAAATGTACCAGATGGCAAACCTCGTCGCCGGCCGAAAGCTGGACCACGCACAGGCGGTCCCGGTGCGGGTTGAGGCCCATGGTTTCGGTATCCACGGCCACGCTGTCGCCGAAGTTCAGTCCCGGGGGGATATCACCCACATGCAGTTCGATCTTCACGATATGACCGATCCTATTCCAACACCAAGAAATAACCCATTGAGACTCCAGAAAACCCCGCAAAAGAACGCGGAAAGTCGTTTTGGAATCGTCACGGACAACCTAGCGAAGCCCGGCAAAAAGGGCAACCGGGAATCCGCCCGCCCGGCGTCCGGGCGGTCTGTTTTCGGATGAGCAGAGAAGAAAAATGGTGCCCAGGAGAAGACTAACGGGCCCAAACGGCTAACTCATTGAAACGACTCAAAACCGTTGTCGCCTCACTTGAGCTTTGTGTACCAGCGGTGTGTACCATGCGTCAATAGCCACACGGATCAGAGGGCTGCACTGTGGTTTGTTTCACCAAGCGGCGTCAAAAAATAGGGCGTTCAGTAGTGATCTTCTGGGTCAGGATTCAACATCGCGTCCCATTCGTTGATAGGGCCGTCACCACGCTTTCTTCCGGCCTTCTCCATTGCTTCCATCATTGGCCGCATTTCCTCCATCAGCTTAGCGTTTTCCTCGGGGGTACGCGGTTCGGGTTCAGGGCTATCAGCGTACTCCCTCCAATTGGGGACGCATTTGTCCCAGATGGCCTCGGATACCATCCCCTCTCCTCGCCAAGGGTATTTGAGGAAGGACGCCGTGCCCGACGTTTTGTCGGTTTGATCCCACCTGTCGGCAATCATCTTGAGATCGGCTTTGAGTTTTGCAGGATGGACAAATACTTGGTTTGGCTGCATGAAAAGCGGAGCGACCTGTTTGTGGAACTTGTCACCCGACGTGAAAACGCGGCAGAACGGAAGGTAGTAAAGGTACTGTAGGTCGATAACGTTTGAGGCTCTGGTACTGAGCATGTCCATTGCCAACCCCACCGCAAAGAACGTGTTCACCGCATAACAATAGACAGCATACGGGGCGTAACGGCGAACGGGTGGTTTTCCAAGCAGCTTCCATCGAATGACTACCCGCTGGAAGAACTTGTCGTCACCCGGCACCAAGTTCTCGACCACATTCTTGAGCAGCCGGAATTGCCCGCCGCCACCATCACACATCCGGTTCACTGTAATCGCCAGTTCATCGAGATTGGTGAACGGCTTCTGTCCCTTTGGCTTGGATTTGCTGTAGGCTTGGTTCAACTTCGTAAGGTCGATTTCCTTGATCGAGTCCCGCCACCTGTCAGCCAGTCCCTCCTCAAAGTCGTTGAAACGTCCTTCCTGCCATCGCCGCATGGCTTTATCTTCGGGGGATTCCTCAAACAGTACGCCCGTCTTTCCTTCGCTTGAGGTGACGTGTTTTCCCCCGCCGAGCATCACGCGCCCGTCCATGGGAACCTGCTTGCCTAACAGGTTGTGGTACCAAATTTCGCTGTGGTGGATGTTCTGATAGGTGTTGATCGGGCTGAACTTCTTTGCCAACCGCTGGACTTGGTCCGCAGATAGCTGAAGATCAGAAGGCTTCTTTTTGAGATCGGCCATGATCTCCATGAACAGGGTAGGGGTGCGGTTGATGTTGTAGAGATTTGTAAGCCATTCAGCCTCCCGCTCGGCAAACGAATGAATGGCCGACTTGTCGAAAATCAGGGTTGGCCCCATTTCCTCTTCTCAACCTTGTCCAAAGCTTTCACCCGTACCGCTCTCGGTAGAAACCATAGCCTAACCCGGCGGTAATGGCGAGGTAACGCAAGGGGCCGATTTGATCCGATGAAAAATCGAAGACGTCCATCAGGACGTACACCTCGAACAACGCGCCGCCCAGTCCAAACACCAGACCGAACATCCCGCCTGCAATTGCGTACTGTTGAATCTTGTCGGGCGACCCGACCCGAAACACTCTGCTGAGGAACTGCAGAACAAAGACCAAGGCGATGTAACCAATAAGGATCATCGCTCCGTTCCCAGTTGGATCGTCGCTCACAAGCCCCGCATCTTCATAGGCACCGTACACCGCGCTACTTCCCAGCCCCTACTCCCCACGTTGCGCGGCTTCATTGTGCGCCTGGACCTGCCGCCATAACGCGGCCTTTCCGTGATCGTCCTCCAGGGCGCTCATGAAGGCATCGAACACGTCGCCCGCCAAGGCGGCCACCTGCCTGTCTGTAAGTCTCTCGGGGCCGTTCCTGAGCGATTTCCAGGTCGCTTCGAGGTAGGCGGCGACATTGGCTTGACGGGTCTTTGCTTCGCTGGAGTCGGAAGTCTGAAGGGAAATCTTCAGTTCGCTGGCCTTCGGGGCCACCGTCTTCGTAACCGTTTTCTCACCAAGGGGAATGGTGAGCGTTATCCCTCGCGCTTGATCAAGCACGTCCAGCGGTATGCGCTGGCGGAAATAGTGTTTGGAAGAACCTTCTCGTTTCATCGGACGAACAACTCGCAATAACATCTTGTGCCCCACCTTTGTGTACCAGTTGGGTGAGGCGAGCCCCCTGACAACAGGGAGTTTTCATGTTTTCAACGAGTTAGAAAGGGAATGGTGCCCAGGAGAAGACTCGAACTTCCACGACCTTGCGGCCACAGGCACCTGAAGCCTGCGCGTCTACCAATTCCGCCACCTGGGCACAGCGTTCGGACCGGAACTTCAGGTCCCACCGTCGCTGGGGCCCTTGACGTACCGACCTAGCGGAAGGATGTCAACATCATTTCATCAAAGACTTCGGTTGAGGTTGACGCCACTCCCGCCAGGGGATAATGGAAATCAAGGAAAACCCAAGGGCCTTTCAAGGGGAGTTCAAGCCGATGGTCGCGCAGCTGCAAAACAGACTGGTTACGGTATTCGGCGGGTCGGGATTCGTCGGACGGCATATTGTTCGGCGATTGGCGGCTCAGGGAGCGCAAGTCCGTATCGCCGTGCGCGACCCGGAAGACGCCTTGTATCTCCGCACCTGCGGCGAGGTGGGACAAGTGGTGGCGATGCCCGCCGACGTGACCGATCCGGCTTCGGTGCGCAGCGCTCTTGAGGGCGCCGACATGGCGGTCAACCTGGTCGGTATCCTGTCGCCCTGGGGCAAGCGCACCTTTGAGAAAGTTCATCTGGAGGGCGCCCGCAATGTGGCGACCGCGGCGGCTGCGGTCGGGATCCAATCGTTGGTCCATATGTCGGCTATTGCCGATGAGGCCACCGGCTCCGAATATGCCCGCACCAAGGTCGCCGCCGAAAAGGCCGTGCGCGAGGCCTTCCCCGCCGCGGTGATTTTGAAGCCGAGCGTCATCTTCGGCCCCGAAGACGATTTCTTTAACCGCTTTGCCACCCTGGCCCGCTTCACGCCCCTGCTGCCGGTGTTGGGCTGCCCCTTCCCGCCGAAGATCAACCTGGGCGCCCTGACCGGCGACGAGGCTCCTTTGGTGGATCTGTTCGGCGACGGCGGCACCCACATGCAGCCGGTCTATGTGGGCGACGTGGCCGATGCGGCGATCAAGGGTCTGACCGACTCGGCAACCCGGGGAAACACCTATGAACTGGGAGGTCCGCGCCGCTATTCCTACAAGGAACTGATGGAGCTGGTGATCACTCATACGGGCCGCGACCGGTGGCTGATGCCGATGCATTCCCTGTTCATGGGCATGGCCGCCTGGTTTATGGAGTTTCTGCCCAAACCCATGGTCACCCGCGACCAGCTCAAGTTGCTGGGCCATGACAATGTGGTTTCCATGGGTGCCAAGACCCTGGCCGATCTGGGCATTGAGCCCACGGCCGCGGAAGGGGTTCTGCCCGGCTACCTGAGCCGCTACAAGCACCCGCTGCACCAGCGGCTGCGGGAGAGCTGAAGTTACGGCCTCAGAAAATCAAAAGAGCGGACGCCTCAGTTTTCCTCGAGATCGTCGGGCAGGGCCTGGGCGGCGCTGACGATGATTTCGCCAAATTCGCGCAGGAAGACCGACCCCCTCACCGTGCGCTGCATGAGAACGCTGCGGCGGTCGGCTTCATCAACCTTGCGGCGGACCAGTTCCAATTCGCTGAGCCGATCAATGGCCCGGGTGATGGCCGGCTTTGATACGTTGAGGATCTGCGCCAAACCCCGCACCGTATGCGGCGGCGGCGTCAGATAGATGGTCAACAGTACCGCCATCTGACGTGCGGACAGATCCGGTGCCTCGCGGCTGACACTGGTGACCATGGCCCGGCGCCACAGGTCCAGCGCCTTCAATTCGGTCAGATCAACCCCCACGGCCGCCTCCAAAACGTTGCATTAGCGCAATTGTTACCGCGTTGAGAAAGCGGGGGCAAGAATGATTTTCATCGAGAACCGGCACGATCGTAGCGTTGCTCCAGCAAGGCAAACAAAGCTCGCAACCCTTGCGCTTCACCACCCTCCGGACGCCCGGGACGCGAGCCACCGTTCCAGGCCATCATGTCAATGTGAATCCAGGGAATTTCCGCTCCGACAAATTCGCGCAGGAAGAGAGCGGCGGTAATGGCACCGCCGTATCGGCCTTCCGCATCATTGGTGAGCATGGCTGTCTTGCCATCGATTTTAGGTCGATACGGATCCCACAAAGGCAGCCGCCAGAGGGGGTCGCCCTGCGCCATTCCGGCTTTCAGCAGATCATCGGCCAGCGAATCGTCATTGCAGAACAAGGCGGGCAGATCGGTGCCCAAAGCCACCCGCGCCGCGCCGGTCAGGGTGGCGCAGTCGATAATGATCTCGGGCTTGTCGGCACTGGCTTCGGCCAGGGCATCGGCCAGCACCACCCGCCCCTCGGCATCCGTATGGCCGATCTCTACCGTCTTGCCGTCCCGGGTGGGAATGACATCCATGGGCCGCATGGCCTCGCCGGAGACGCTGTTTTCCACCGCCGGGATCAGCACCCGCAGGCGCACCGGCAATTTCGCATCCATGATCAATTGCGCCAGGCCCAGCACATGAGCCGCCCCGCCCATGTCCTTTTTCATCAGCTTCATGAACTCGGCGGGCTTGATGTCCAGGCCGCCGCTGTCGAAACAGACGCCTTTGCCGACCAGCGTGACCTTGGGGGCGGTTTCGTCGCCCCAGGTCAGATCAATCAGGCGCGGTTCCTGTGCCCCGGCCCGTCCCACCGCATGGATGGCCGGATAGTTCTCGTTGAGCAGGTCGCCGCCGATGATCGCCTGCACCTTGGCCCCATAGGCGCGCGCCACCTCGGCAGCGGCATCGGCCAGATCCGCCGGCCCCAGGTCGGCGGCGGGGGTATTGATCAGATCGCGCACCAGACAGACCGCCTCGGTCATGCGTCGCACCCGGTCGCGATCGCAGCCGTCCGGCCAGCACAGGCGGGCCGTGGGCTTGGGCAGGGTCTTGTAGCGATCAAATCGATACAGACTCAGGGCCCAACCCAGTGCCACCTCGTCGCCCGCGTCTTGGGACTCCAGGTCATAAATGCCCTCGGGCAATGACTCGGCGAGCAGGGACCAGGTCCATAGATCTCCGGTGACCGGATCGGGCTTGTCGCCCAGCCCCACCAGCATGCGGCCCAAGCCGCCCGAGGCCCCGGGCAGGGGGCAGGTCTCTCCGGCCTTGGCGGTAAACCCGGTGGCCGAGACCCAGTCGGCCCAGTCCCCGTGGTCGGCTTTCCAGTTCTCCAACGCGTCGGCGCGCAGAGACGTCAGGGGGACCGCTTCATCGGTGGTTTCACACAGGGTGGTGGTCCGGTCGCTCATTCTATCTCCTTGATGGCGCATCGTTCAAAAACAAAGATATGGTAAGCTGTACGACCGGCGGCAATGGGTCGTCAACGCCCGACCCTTGCCGCCCGGGTATTCGGTCCCCACATCTTACGCGAGGTGTGACAAGAGC
The sequence above is drawn from the Magnetospira sp. QH-2 genome and encodes:
- the rpoN gene encoding RNA polymerase factor sigma-54; the protein is MALNVRLDIRQAQTLVMTPQLQQAIKLLQMNNLELSSFVEQEIERNPLLEVEEERPYSEETPSDAPEPVEDAPNLSEVDTVAGQDFAEESGTALDVDYDNTFNNDSPGDQVEAGMAAGGGEAFDSWGNGGSSDFSDPTGDLERTLAESKTLRDHLIQQINMELGDTVMRMVALHLLDHLDASGYMRADLDEIAETLGCDVDLIHRTLAQVQQFDPTGIFARDLGECLALQLREQNRLDPAIQALLDNLEMLARHDIPGLLRVCDVDQEDLADMIGEIRRLDPKPALSYSDEGLAQPVTPDILMRAGPGGDWIIELNPDTLPRVLVNNAYHATVSRQASDQDSKKYIAECFQTANWLVKALHQRATTILKVSSELVGQQDAFFSKGVGYLKPLILRDIAEAIEMHESTVSRVTSNKFIATPRGIYELKFFFTTAIASADGGEAHSSEAVRHRIKALIDEENPKKVLSDDKIVEHLRAEGIDIARRTVAKYREAMKIPSSVDRRRQKKMQLNGG
- the lptB gene encoding LPS export ABC transporter ATP-binding protein; this translates as MIMGLGGGKKSKENADKPAASIRDEAPRLVTDNKGLVATDLGKRFKKRPVVSSVNLSIQRGEVVGLLGPNGAGKTTCFYMITGLIAPDYGRVFMDGHDVTDLPMYRRARMGVGYLPQEASIFRGLTVEGNIRAVLETVEKSRERREALLDSLLAEFSITHLRRTPALALSGGERRRVEIARALATRPHFVLLDEPFAGIDPIAVGDIRDLVSHLKDRGIGVLITDHNVRETLDIIDRAYIIHDGMVLMEGTPTDIVGNQDVRRVYLGERFSL
- a CDS encoding LptA/OstA family protein — encoded protein: MTGTDNDTPLEVEADDGIEWQQDGKVFIARGNAKATRGTLTVSAKTLKAFYEDAEGGQTKITQLRAEEDVKIASPGEAAYGQLGYYDVTQSVMVLTGGRVRLETKEDRITADQQIEYWDVKRMAVARGNALAVRGDRRLRGDVLVAHMRETGDSKSAVHRVDAYGNIHVVTKEDVITAERGVYEVATGIVELIGKVTLTRGPNQLNGCGATVNLKTGVSRLGSCVEAGKKGGRVRGLLTPDKDLTGE
- the lptC gene encoding LPS export ABC transporter periplasmic protein LptC; protein product: MTESVALSNNRRKAFTASPAPSLAELEAEAFRRQRKVAHYSRMVSVLKILFPIIAVVLMALIAVWPHIQPEDNRFRIGIASMEVGDVDQVGMVNARYLGADDEGRAFSVSADLARNLDGGTERVELEMPKADITLRDGTWLVLTANSGLYSQDAKSLDLKGAVNLFHDTGYEIRTSVARVDLNRNQASSDQPVVGQGPFGDLQAQGFEILDRGRTIQFTGKTKIVIRGDLLKGETP
- a CDS encoding ribonuclease D yields the protein MKIELHVGDIPPGLNFGDSVAVDTETMGLNPHRDRLCVVQLSAGDEVCHLVHFPPGSSYEAPNLKALMADPAVTKIFHFARFDVAILSKYLGVLCAPIYCTKVASKLVRTNTERHGLKDLVSNMVGAEVSKEQQQSDWGSATLTEDQQHYAAQDVLYLHRLRDRLDELLDREGRREMAEACFRFLPTRGLLDLDGWEDPDILSH
- a CDS encoding DUF6538 domain-containing protein, which produces MLLRVVRPMKREGSSKHYFRQRIPLDVLDQARGITLTIPLGEKTVTKTVAPKASELKISLQTSDSSEAKTRQANVAAYLEATWKSLRNGPERLTDRQVAALAGDVFDAFMSALEDDHGKAALWRQVQAHNEAAQRGE
- a CDS encoding complex I NDUFA9 subunit family protein produces the protein MEIKENPRAFQGEFKPMVAQLQNRLVTVFGGSGFVGRHIVRRLAAQGAQVRIAVRDPEDALYLRTCGEVGQVVAMPADVTDPASVRSALEGADMAVNLVGILSPWGKRTFEKVHLEGARNVATAAAAVGIQSLVHMSAIADEATGSEYARTKVAAEKAVREAFPAAVILKPSVIFGPEDDFFNRFATLARFTPLLPVLGCPFPPKINLGALTGDEAPLVDLFGDGGTHMQPVYVGDVADAAIKGLTDSATRGNTYELGGPRRYSYKELMELVITHTGRDRWLMPMHSLFMGMAAWFMEFLPKPMVTRDQLKLLGHDNVVSMGAKTLADLGIEPTAAEGVLPGYLSRYKHPLHQRLRES
- a CDS encoding MarR family transcriptional regulator, with amino-acid sequence MVTSVSREAPDLSARQMAVLLTIYLTPPPHTVRGLAQILNVSKPAITRAIDRLSELELVRRKVDEADRRSVLMQRTVRGSVFLREFGEIIVSAAQALPDDLEEN
- a CDS encoding M17 family metallopeptidase, producing the protein MSDRTTTLCETTDEAVPLTSLRADALENWKADHGDWADWVSATGFTAKAGETCPLPGASGGLGRMLVGLGDKPDPVTGDLWTWSLLAESLPEGIYDLESQDAGDEVALGWALSLYRFDRYKTLPKPTARLCWPDGCDRDRVRRMTEAVCLVRDLINTPAADLGPADLADAAAEVARAYGAKVQAIIGGDLLNENYPAIHAVGRAGAQEPRLIDLTWGDETAPKVTLVGKGVCFDSGGLDIKPAEFMKLMKKDMGGAAHVLGLAQLIMDAKLPVRLRVLIPAVENSVSGEAMRPMDVIPTRDGKTVEIGHTDAEGRVVLADALAEASADKPEIIIDCATLTGAARVALGTDLPALFCNDDSLADDLLKAGMAQGDPLWRLPLWDPYRPKIDGKTAMLTNDAEGRYGGAITAALFLREFVGAEIPWIHIDMMAWNGGSRPGRPEGGEAQGLRALFALLEQRYDRAGSR